Proteins encoded by one window of Flavobacterium sp. N502540:
- a CDS encoding SprT-like domain-containing protein, with amino-acid sequence MSETLAKYIPEHAVRPVFDLIVANQVHLKIVNERQTRHGDYRRGPSGKHEITVNASLNKYRFLITLIHEISHLVAFEKFGRNIKPHGNEWKFTFQRMMVPFIRPEIFPSTLLPLLARHFKNPSASSDTDTTLSLALKQYDAHNDKNYIFEIPYGSVFRIKNGKTFKKLAVRTKRFECIEISSGKTYLFNPNAEVEIIQ; translated from the coding sequence TTGAGCGAAACTTTAGCTAAATATATACCGGAACATGCTGTAAGGCCTGTTTTTGATTTGATTGTTGCCAATCAGGTTCATCTGAAAATCGTGAATGAACGTCAGACGCGTCATGGGGATTACAGAAGAGGACCTAGTGGCAAACATGAAATTACGGTGAATGCAAGTTTAAATAAATATCGTTTTCTGATCACGCTGATTCATGAAATTTCGCATTTAGTAGCGTTCGAAAAGTTTGGCAGAAATATTAAACCTCATGGAAATGAATGGAAGTTTACCTTTCAAAGAATGATGGTTCCTTTTATTCGTCCTGAGATTTTCCCAAGTACTTTATTGCCGTTATTAGCCCGACATTTTAAGAACCCTTCAGCAAGTAGTGATACCGATACGACCTTGTCTTTGGCCTTAAAGCAATACGATGCACACAACGATAAGAACTATATTTTTGAAATCCCCTATGGAAGTGTATTCAGGATTAAAAATGGTAAAACATTCAAGAAATTGGCCGTTAGAACCAAACGTTTTGAATGTATCGAAATTAGCTCAGGAAAAACATACCTGTTCAATCCAAATGCCGAAGTGGAGATAATTCAATAA
- a CDS encoding SDR family NAD(P)-dependent oxidoreductase encodes MKNIIVTGTSRGIGYELALQFANAGHQVLAISRKTPQALLEHQNISCLSVDLSDEAALQEVDQFLSSAWKRVDAVVHNAGALLLKPFAETTQSDFESIYKVNVFAVANLTRICLPYLQSGSHVITISSMGGVRGSLKFAGLAAYSSSKGAVITLTELLAEEYKEKGISFNVLALGSVQTEMLNEAFPGYQAPISAEGMATYIYDFTLNGNKYFNGKVLEVSSTNP; translated from the coding sequence ATGAAAAATATTATAGTTACCGGAACCAGTCGTGGAATTGGTTACGAATTGGCATTGCAGTTTGCTAATGCAGGCCATCAGGTTTTGGCAATTTCGAGAAAAACACCTCAGGCACTTTTGGAGCATCAAAACATTAGCTGTTTATCAGTAGATCTGTCGGATGAAGCAGCTTTACAAGAAGTAGATCAATTTCTTTCGTCTGCCTGGAAGAGAGTGGATGCAGTGGTTCATAACGCAGGTGCATTGTTGTTAAAGCCTTTTGCTGAAACCACTCAGTCCGATTTTGAAAGTATTTATAAAGTGAATGTTTTTGCGGTTGCCAACTTAACTCGTATTTGTCTTCCTTATCTTCAAAGCGGTAGCCATGTGATTACAATCAGTTCTATGGGTGGAGTGAGGGGAAGTCTGAAATTTGCAGGTTTAGCAGCTTATAGTTCCAGTAAAGGAGCTGTAATTACTTTAACCGAATTGCTGGCGGAAGAATATAAAGAAAAAGGAATCTCATTTAATGTTCTGGCACTGGGCTCCGTTCAGACCGAAATGCTAAATGAAGCTTTCCCGGGTTATCAGGCACCAATATCCGCCGAAGGAATGGCAACGTACATTTATGATTTTACACTCAACGGAAATAAATATTTTAACGGAAAGGTTTTAGAAGTTTCGTCTACTAATCCATAG
- a CDS encoding four helix bundle protein — protein MSESIIKIKSFELAVKGVNFYKYLISEKKEFIMSKQFLRSVTSVGANVREAINAQSKADFIHKLSISQKECDESLYWLELLRATDYVSIAEFESMYNQCAEVLKIIKSILITSKKNLNRN, from the coding sequence ATGAGTGAAAGTATTATTAAAATTAAAAGTTTTGAATTAGCAGTTAAAGGAGTTAATTTTTATAAATACTTAATTTCTGAAAAGAAAGAATTTATAATGAGTAAACAATTTTTACGTTCTGTTACTTCAGTAGGAGCAAATGTTCGTGAAGCTATTAATGCACAAAGCAAAGCTGACTTTATACATAAATTATCAATTTCTCAAAAAGAGTGCGACGAGTCACTGTATTGGTTAGAGCTTTTACGGGCAACTGATTATGTTTCGATTGCAGAGTTTGAATCTATGTACAATCAATGTGCGGAAGTGCTGAAAATTATAAAAAGCATCCTAATTACATCAAAAAAGAATCTGAATCGGAATTAA
- a CDS encoding MlaE family ABC transporter permease has translation MMLIRYLSQVGKYFLMLKEIFNKQTKWPVMRQLIFKEIDDLIIDSLGIVCFISFFVGGVVAIQTALNLTNPLIPKYLIGFATRQSVILEFAPTFISVIMAGKMGSFITSSIGTMRVTEQIDALEVMGVNSLNYLVFPKIIALLLYPFVIGISMFLGIFGGWLAGVYGGFTSSNDFIIGAQIEFIPFHIVYAFIKTLIFAMLLATIPSFHGYYMKGGALEVGKASTVSFVWTSVSIILFNYILTQLLLGS, from the coding sequence ATGATGCTAATTCGTTACTTATCCCAGGTTGGGAAATATTTTTTAATGCTGAAAGAGATTTTCAATAAACAGACCAAATGGCCTGTTATGCGACAATTAATTTTTAAAGAAATTGATGATTTAATTATTGACTCTCTGGGTATCGTTTGCTTTATCTCTTTCTTTGTTGGAGGTGTTGTTGCGATTCAAACAGCTTTAAACTTAACTAATCCTTTAATCCCAAAATATTTAATTGGTTTTGCTACACGTCAATCTGTGATTTTGGAGTTTGCTCCTACTTTTATTTCGGTAATTATGGCCGGAAAAATGGGATCCTTTATTACTTCAAGTATCGGAACTATGCGTGTTACAGAGCAAATCGATGCCTTGGAAGTGATGGGTGTAAACTCTCTGAACTATCTTGTTTTCCCTAAAATTATCGCTTTATTATTGTATCCTTTTGTGATTGGAATCAGTATGTTCCTAGGAATTTTTGGTGGATGGTTGGCAGGTGTTTACGGAGGTTTTACTAGCAGCAATGACTTTATTATTGGAGCCCAAATAGAATTCATTCCTTTTCACATTGTTTATGCTTTTATTAAAACTTTAATATTTGCTATGCTGTTGGCTACCATTCCATCTTTTCACGGTTATTATATGAAAGGTGGCGCACTTGAGGTAGGTAAGGCCAGTACAGTATCGTTTGTTTGGACTTCGGTTTCAATCATTCTTTTTAATTATATATTAACACAATTGTTACTAGGATCATGA
- a CDS encoding 3-oxoacyl-ACP synthase III family protein: protein MKIKIIGIGSYIPTQEVSNTDFGDHVFLNEDGTPFGYPNEVVIKKFKGITGIENRRYAEDQYTSSDLAFFAAEKALENAKIDRETLDYIIYAHNFGDVKAGTHQTDILPSLATRVKNKLGIKNPKCVAYDIIFGCPGWIEGVLQANAFIKSGMAKRVMVIGSETLSRVVDDHDRDSMIYSDGAGVSILEASDDEAGLLSYESATFATDEANYLFFGKSYNPDLDPDIKYIKMYGRKIYEFALSQVPCAMKSCLDKSGISIDEVKKILIHQANEKMDEAIIARFYKLYEKTPPENIMPMCIHDLGNSSVATVPTLYDLLIQGKLENHEINKGDVVIFASVGAGMNVNAFVYRY from the coding sequence ATGAAAATAAAAATAATAGGTATAGGAAGTTACATTCCTACTCAAGAAGTAAGCAATACTGACTTTGGCGATCATGTTTTTTTAAATGAAGACGGAACTCCTTTTGGTTACCCTAACGAAGTTGTAATAAAAAAATTCAAAGGCATTACCGGTATCGAAAATCGTCGTTATGCCGAAGATCAATATACCTCATCTGATTTGGCCTTTTTTGCTGCCGAAAAAGCTCTTGAAAATGCTAAAATAGATCGCGAAACTTTAGACTATATCATTTACGCACATAATTTTGGTGACGTAAAAGCGGGAACCCATCAAACTGATATTCTTCCAAGTTTAGCGACACGTGTAAAAAACAAACTAGGCATTAAGAATCCTAAATGTGTGGCTTATGATATTATTTTTGGCTGTCCGGGCTGGATTGAAGGTGTCCTGCAGGCCAATGCCTTTATAAAATCAGGCATGGCAAAAAGAGTGATGGTAATTGGTTCTGAAACACTGTCAAGAGTGGTTGACGATCACGATCGTGATTCTATGATTTACTCAGATGGTGCAGGTGTTTCTATCTTAGAAGCTTCTGATGATGAAGCAGGATTACTATCTTACGAAAGTGCTACTTTTGCAACTGATGAAGCCAACTACTTATTCTTTGGAAAATCATACAACCCTGATTTAGATCCGGACATTAAATACATCAAAATGTACGGGCGTAAAATTTACGAATTTGCTTTAAGTCAGGTGCCATGTGCCATGAAAAGCTGTCTTGATAAAAGTGGAATATCCATTGATGAAGTGAAAAAAATTCTGATTCATCAGGCCAATGAAAAAATGGATGAAGCCATTATTGCCCGTTTTTATAAACTATACGAAAAAACACCTCCTGAAAACATTATGCCAATGTGCATACATGATTTAGGAAATTCCAGTGTTGCTACGGTACCAACTCTTTACGATTTATTGATTCAGGGTAAACTGGAAAATCACGAAATAAATAAAGGTGATGTCGTTATTTTTGCCTCTGTTGGAGCAGGAATGAATGTCAATGCTTTTGTTTACAGATACTAG
- a CDS encoding methyltransferase → MYEKTFPNKRFKLTLEFLQKHVKTSETIFDFGVPNPFSKIMEENGYTVKNTKGEDLDNDQTALQTEEYSVFTAFEIFEHLLNPYTILQNVKCDKLLISIPLRLWFSSAYRSKTDMWDRHYHEFEDWQLDWLLEKTGWKITDRQKFTHPVKKFGFRPLLRYFTPRYYIVVAEKIKA, encoded by the coding sequence ATGTACGAAAAAACGTTTCCCAATAAAAGATTCAAACTTACTTTAGAATTTTTACAAAAACACGTTAAAACATCAGAGACTATTTTTGATTTTGGTGTACCAAATCCATTCTCTAAGATAATGGAAGAAAATGGTTATACTGTAAAAAATACAAAAGGCGAAGATCTGGACAACGATCAAACGGCTTTACAAACGGAAGAATATAGTGTTTTTACCGCTTTTGAAATTTTCGAACATTTGCTAAATCCCTATACCATTCTGCAAAATGTAAAATGTGATAAATTGTTAATATCAATTCCATTGCGTTTATGGTTTTCATCTGCATATCGTTCTAAAACTGATATGTGGGACAGACATTATCATGAATTTGAAGACTGGCAATTGGACTGGCTTTTAGAAAAAACAGGCTGGAAAATTACCGATCGTCAAAAATTTACACATCCGGTAAAAAAGTTTGGTTTCAGACCTTTATTGAGATATTTTACTCCACGATATTATATTGTTGTGGCGGAAAAAATAAAAGCCTAA
- a CDS encoding SRPBCC family protein: MTVLNLTTRIKASQKSVFDASRNIDIHQQSASPSKEKAIAGVTSGLIHLNETVTWRGKHFGFYLTHKSRITAMKPYTYFVDEMEQGKFKSFKHEHFFEEKDGFTIMKDKLQYETPYGILGELFDILFLEKHLTNFLLERNKTLKIVSEKEL; the protein is encoded by the coding sequence ATGACGGTCCTAAACCTTACAACCCGAATAAAAGCCTCTCAAAAATCGGTTTTTGATGCTTCAAGAAATATTGATATTCATCAGCAATCTGCAAGTCCATCAAAAGAAAAAGCAATTGCCGGTGTAACATCCGGCTTAATCCATTTAAATGAAACAGTGACCTGGCGTGGCAAACATTTCGGTTTTTATCTCACTCATAAAAGCCGAATTACAGCAATGAAACCTTATACTTACTTTGTCGACGAAATGGAACAGGGCAAATTCAAATCTTTCAAACACGAACATTTTTTTGAAGAAAAAGACGGATTTACTATTATGAAAGATAAACTGCAATATGAAACTCCATATGGGATTTTAGGTGAACTTTTTGATATTTTATTTTTAGAAAAACATCTTACGAACTTCCTTTTGGAACGAAATAAAACACTCAAAATAGTTTCGGAAAAAGAACTTTAA
- a CDS encoding ABC transporter ATP-binding protein, with product MIEVKNLEKSFGDSKVLKGVSTVFETGKTNLIIGQSGSGKTVLLKSLLGIHTPDNGTIEFDGRVYSELDPDEKRELRTEIGMVFQGSALFDSMTVEENVAFPLKMFTNDNKAKVKERVDFVLERVNLIDAHKKLPSEISGGMQKRVAIARAIVNNPKYLFCDEPNSGLDPNTSTLIDNLIKEITEEYNITTVINTHDMNSVMEIGENIVFLKKGVKAWQGTKEEIFRTDNEAIVKFVYSSNLFKKVREAYLKG from the coding sequence ATGATAGAAGTAAAAAATTTAGAAAAATCATTTGGCGACAGCAAGGTTCTAAAAGGTGTTTCGACCGTTTTTGAAACTGGAAAAACGAACTTAATTATTGGGCAAAGTGGATCCGGAAAGACTGTTTTATTAAAAAGTCTGTTAGGAATTCATACTCCTGATAATGGAACTATTGAGTTTGATGGCCGCGTTTATTCAGAACTGGATCCGGATGAAAAAAGAGAATTAAGAACTGAGATCGGAATGGTTTTTCAGGGAAGTGCTTTATTTGATTCGATGACTGTTGAAGAAAATGTCGCATTCCCGTTAAAAATGTTTACAAACGATAACAAGGCTAAAGTCAAAGAACGTGTTGATTTTGTTCTGGAAAGAGTAAACTTAATTGATGCCCATAAAAAATTGCCTTCAGAAATTTCGGGAGGAATGCAAAAGCGTGTTGCGATTGCACGTGCTATTGTAAATAATCCGAAGTACTTATTTTGCGATGAACCTAACTCCGGTCTGGACCCAAATACTTCTACTCTGATTGATAATCTGATCAAGGAAATTACAGAAGAGTACAACATTACTACGGTTATTAATACTCACGATATGAACTCGGTGATGGAAATTGGTGAGAATATTGTATTCCTGAAAAAAGGAGTTAAAGCGTGGCAGGGGACTAAAGAAGAAATCTTTAGAACGGATAACGAAGCCATTGTAAAATTCGTTTATTCTTCTAATCTGTTTAAAAAAGTACGAGAGGCTTATTTGAAAGGATAG
- a CDS encoding glycosyltransferase: MKYYIVIPAHNEQDLIGLTLQSLVSQTVLPSKVVVVNDNSTDRTEEIVLGFAKENPFISVVNKTSDAIHMPGSKVIQAFQKGLETLDSDYDIMVKIDGDLIFPSNYFETIIAHFQSDSKVGMAGGFCYIEKNGDWVLENLTDKDHIRGALKAYRKETFQQIGGLKPAMGWDTVDELLCKYYGWKIVTDASLHVKHLKPTGANYNKTARYKQGEAFFTLGYGFWITAIASAKLAMMKKKPFLFLDYIRGFWKAKKAKTPLLVTPEQAKFIRSYRLQKMKQKFL; the protein is encoded by the coding sequence ATGAAGTATTACATTGTTATTCCCGCACACAACGAGCAGGACCTTATTGGTCTAACCCTGCAATCTTTGGTTTCACAAACTGTTTTACCATCAAAAGTTGTTGTGGTAAATGACAATTCAACAGATCGAACAGAAGAAATCGTACTGGGTTTTGCAAAAGAAAATCCTTTTATTTCTGTTGTAAACAAAACATCGGATGCCATTCATATGCCGGGAAGTAAAGTGATTCAGGCGTTTCAGAAAGGCTTAGAAACTTTGGATTCCGACTATGATATTATGGTAAAAATAGACGGTGATCTTATTTTTCCTTCCAATTATTTCGAAACTATTATTGCACATTTTCAGTCTGACTCAAAAGTCGGAATGGCAGGAGGTTTTTGTTATATTGAAAAAAATGGAGATTGGGTTTTAGAAAACCTTACCGATAAAGATCATATTCGCGGAGCACTCAAAGCTTATCGCAAGGAAACATTTCAGCAAATTGGCGGTTTAAAACCTGCTATGGGCTGGGATACGGTAGACGAACTTCTTTGTAAATATTACGGATGGAAAATTGTTACTGACGCTTCTTTACACGTAAAACATCTGAAACCAACTGGTGCTAACTACAACAAAACTGCCCGATACAAACAAGGTGAAGCTTTTTTTACTTTAGGATATGGTTTCTGGATTACCGCAATTGCATCGGCCAAACTGGCCATGATGAAGAAAAAACCATTTCTATTTTTGGATTATATCCGTGGATTCTGGAAAGCAAAAAAAGCAAAAACGCCATTACTCGTTACTCCCGAACAAGCTAAATTTATTAGAAGTTATCGTTTGCAGAAAATGAAACAGAAGTTTTTATAA
- the gcvP gene encoding aminomethyl-transferring glycine dehydrogenase, with translation MKTDAFALRHIGPRETDLQHMLQTIGVESIEQLVYETLPDDIRLKAPLNLDPAMTEYEFANHIQELGKKNKVFKSYIGLGYHPTIVPAPIQRNIFENPGWYTAYTPYQAEIAQGRLEAILNFQTTVIELTGMEIANASLLDEGTAAAEAMALLFDVRTRDQKKNNTNKFFVSEEILPQTLSILQTRSTPVGIELVVGNHETFDFSNEFFGAILQYPGKYGQVNDYSAFVAKAKENEIKVAFAADILSLATLTSPGEMGAAVVVGTSQRFGVPMGYGGPHAAFFATKEEYKRSMPGRIIGVSIDVNGNRALRMALGTREQHIKREKATSNICTAQVLLAVMAGMYAVYHGPKGLQYIANKVHASAVTAAEALNKLGVYQINTAYFDTILVKADAQKVKAVAEKNEVNFFYPDAESISISFNETTSIADINQIIAIFAEALGKETFTVSELSAASQLPASLERTSPFLTHDVFNNHHSESQLMRYIKKLERKDLSLNHSMISLGSCTMKLNAASEMLPLSMPNWNSIHPFAPVEQAEGYITMLKKLEQQLNVITGFAGTTLQPNSGAQGEYAGLMAIRAYHMSRNDGHRNVCLIPSSAHGTNPASAAMAGMKIIVTKTTPEGNIDVEDLREKAIEHKDDLSCLMVTYPSTHGVFESSIIEITKLIHDNGGLVYMDGANMNAQVGLTNPATIGADVCHLNLHKTFAIPHGGGGPGVGPICVNEKLVPFLPTNPILKVGGEQAITAISSAPYGSALVCLISYGYITMMGGEGLKSATEHAILNANYMKTRFEGHYPILYTGECGRAAHEMILDCRSFKENGIEVGDIAKRLMDYGFHAPTVSFPVAGTLMIEPTESEDLAELDRFCDALISIRKEIEAATADDKNNVLKNAPHTLAMLTADTWDFPYSRETAAYPLEYIADNKFWPSVRRVDDAYGDRNLVCSCAPIEAYMEN, from the coding sequence ATGAAAACAGATGCTTTTGCTTTAAGACACATTGGTCCAAGAGAAACAGATCTTCAACACATGTTACAGACTATCGGAGTTGAATCGATCGAACAACTTGTTTATGAAACCCTTCCGGATGATATTCGTTTAAAAGCACCATTAAACTTAGATCCGGCTATGACGGAATATGAGTTTGCAAACCATATTCAGGAATTAGGAAAGAAAAATAAAGTATTCAAATCATACATTGGTTTGGGTTACCATCCAACAATCGTTCCGGCTCCAATTCAAAGAAACATTTTTGAAAACCCGGGATGGTATACAGCTTATACTCCTTATCAGGCTGAAATTGCTCAAGGTCGTCTTGAAGCCATTTTAAATTTCCAGACTACGGTTATTGAATTAACCGGAATGGAAATCGCCAATGCCTCTTTATTAGATGAAGGAACTGCTGCCGCAGAAGCTATGGCGTTATTATTTGACGTTCGTACACGTGACCAAAAGAAAAACAATACAAACAAATTCTTCGTTTCTGAAGAAATTTTGCCACAAACTTTATCTATTCTTCAAACACGTTCGACTCCTGTTGGAATTGAATTAGTAGTTGGAAACCATGAAACATTTGATTTTTCAAATGAATTTTTCGGAGCTATTTTACAGTACCCGGGAAAATATGGTCAGGTAAACGATTACAGCGCTTTTGTTGCTAAAGCAAAAGAAAATGAAATTAAAGTGGCCTTCGCTGCTGATATTTTATCATTAGCTACTTTAACTTCTCCTGGAGAAATGGGAGCTGCTGTAGTAGTTGGAACTTCACAGCGTTTTGGTGTACCAATGGGTTATGGCGGACCTCATGCTGCATTCTTTGCTACTAAAGAAGAATACAAACGATCTATGCCGGGCCGTATTATTGGTGTTTCGATCGATGTAAACGGAAACCGTGCGTTACGTATGGCGTTAGGAACTCGCGAGCAACACATTAAACGTGAAAAAGCGACTTCAAATATTTGTACTGCTCAGGTATTATTAGCGGTTATGGCCGGAATGTACGCGGTTTACCACGGACCAAAAGGGTTACAATACATTGCAAACAAAGTTCATGCATCGGCGGTTACTGCTGCTGAAGCTTTAAATAAATTAGGAGTTTACCAAATCAACACTGCTTACTTTGATACTATTTTAGTAAAAGCTGACGCTCAAAAAGTAAAAGCTGTTGCGGAGAAAAACGAAGTAAACTTCTTCTATCCTGATGCCGAATCTATTTCGATTTCATTCAACGAAACGACTTCAATTGCAGACATCAACCAAATTATTGCCATTTTTGCTGAAGCTTTAGGGAAAGAAACTTTTACCGTTTCTGAATTATCTGCAGCAAGTCAGTTACCGGCTTCATTAGAAAGAACTTCTCCTTTCTTAACACATGATGTATTCAACAATCATCATTCGGAAAGTCAGTTGATGCGTTACATCAAAAAATTAGAACGTAAAGATTTATCATTGAATCATTCGATGATTTCATTAGGTTCTTGTACAATGAAATTAAACGCAGCTTCAGAAATGCTTCCTTTATCAATGCCTAACTGGAACAGCATTCACCCTTTTGCACCAGTTGAACAGGCAGAAGGTTACATTACCATGCTTAAAAAATTAGAGCAGCAGTTAAATGTAATTACCGGATTTGCGGGAACAACATTACAACCTAACTCAGGAGCACAAGGAGAATATGCCGGTTTAATGGCTATTCGTGCTTACCACATGTCAAGAAACGATGGTCACCGTAATGTATGTTTGATTCCTTCATCAGCTCACGGAACCAATCCTGCTTCTGCAGCTATGGCCGGAATGAAAATCATTGTAACCAAAACTACTCCGGAAGGAAACATTGATGTAGAGGATTTAAGAGAAAAAGCGATCGAACATAAAGATGATTTATCTTGTTTAATGGTAACCTATCCTTCTACTCACGGAGTTTTCGAATCTTCAATCATTGAAATTACTAAATTAATCCACGACAATGGCGGATTAGTATATATGGATGGTGCGAATATGAATGCTCAGGTTGGTTTAACTAACCCGGCTACAATTGGTGCTGACGTTTGTCACTTAAACTTACACAAAACATTCGCTATTCCTCACGGTGGCGGTGGACCTGGAGTTGGACCAATCTGTGTGAATGAAAAACTGGTTCCTTTCTTACCAACAAACCCAATCCTTAAAGTAGGTGGTGAACAAGCAATTACAGCCATCTCCTCTGCACCTTACGGATCAGCTTTAGTATGTTTAATTTCTTACGGCTACATCACAATGATGGGTGGTGAAGGATTAAAAAGTGCTACTGAGCATGCTATTTTGAACGCTAACTACATGAAAACACGTTTCGAAGGCCACTACCCAATTCTTTATACAGGAGAATGCGGAAGAGCGGCTCACGAAATGATCTTAGATTGCCGTTCATTTAAAGAAAACGGAATTGAAGTAGGCGATATCGCTAAACGTTTAATGGATTATGGTTTCCATGCTCCTACCGTTTCTTTCCCAGTTGCCGGAACTTTAATGATTGAACCTACAGAATCTGAAGATTTAGCAGAGTTAGATCGTTTTTGTGATGCTCTTATCTCAATTAGAAAAGAAATTGAAGCTGCAACAGCTGATGATAAAAACAACGTATTAAAAAATGCACCTCATACATTAGCAATGTTAACTGCTGACACTTGGGATTTCCCATATTCGAGAGAAACTGCAGCTTACCCATTAGAATACATTGCCGACAATAAATTCTGGCCTTCAGTTCGTCGTGTAGATGATGCGTACGGAGACAGAAATTTAGTTTGCAGCTGTGCTCCTATTGAAGCTTATATGGAAAACTAA
- a CDS encoding TIGR01777 family oxidoreductase, translating to MSKLIIAAGTGFLGQVLIHHFKNKFEEIVILTRRKSQIIDGIKYVNWNAKTFSGWESELENATVLINLAGKSVDCRYTSKNKKALLLSRLESTKILNKAVLNCKNPPKHWLNSSTSTIYRFSLDKQMDEVEGEIGNDFSINVALSWEKAFFKTETPNTLKTALRTSIVLGKNGGALLPLKTLAKIGFGGKQGKGNQWISWIHEDDFVRAIEFIIKKEMTGKVNIVSPNPISNTDFMQKLRKAVGVPFGISLNKFFLEIGSFIIRTETELVLKSRNVIPKRLQENGFEFKFENIDPAFQNLLS from the coding sequence ATGAGCAAACTCATCATCGCAGCCGGAACAGGATTTCTGGGACAGGTTTTAATACATCATTTCAAAAACAAATTTGAAGAAATTGTTATTCTGACTCGAAGGAAGTCACAAATCATTGATGGGATAAAATATGTAAACTGGAATGCCAAAACTTTTTCAGGCTGGGAAAGCGAACTGGAAAATGCCACGGTATTAATTAATCTGGCAGGTAAATCTGTTGATTGCCGTTATACTTCAAAAAATAAAAAAGCACTTTTATTGTCTCGTCTTGAAAGCACAAAAATTTTAAACAAAGCCGTTTTGAATTGTAAAAACCCACCAAAACATTGGCTCAATTCGTCAACTTCCACCATTTACCGTTTTTCTTTAGACAAACAAATGGACGAAGTCGAGGGCGAGATCGGAAATGACTTCTCTATAAATGTGGCTCTCTCGTGGGAAAAAGCTTTTTTTAAAACAGAAACTCCAAATACTCTGAAAACGGCATTACGAACATCAATCGTTCTGGGGAAAAACGGTGGTGCTCTTCTTCCGTTGAAGACTCTGGCTAAAATAGGTTTTGGAGGAAAACAAGGAAAAGGAAATCAATGGATCAGCTGGATTCACGAAGATGATTTTGTACGTGCAATCGAGTTTATAATTAAAAAAGAAATGACCGGAAAAGTAAATATCGTTTCGCCAAACCCAATTTCAAATACTGACTTTATGCAAAAACTTCGAAAAGCAGTTGGTGTACCTTTTGGAATCTCACTCAACAAATTCTTTTTAGAAATCGGGTCTTTTATCATTCGGACAGAAACAGAACTGGTTTTAAAAAGTCGAAATGTGATTCCGAAACGACTACAGGAAAATGGATTTGAATTTAAGTTTGAAAATATTGATCCAGCTTTTCAGAATCTCTTATCCTAA
- a CDS encoding DUF1090 domain-containing protein produces the protein MTLKAKILSVVFFTVSFIGFAQTNCKTLKGCERKLCELNIKLIAAKKAGNQNQIKGVEEAISKTKKNCTTKTVNKDLNKKVQEKQQKVKERTDDLNKAIKDQESKEKIDKKRKKLAEAKADLNKALAEQKTK, from the coding sequence ATGACATTAAAGGCGAAAATACTATCGGTTGTTTTTTTTACTGTTTCTTTCATTGGATTTGCACAAACCAATTGCAAAACACTAAAAGGCTGTGAAAGAAAACTCTGTGAATTAAACATAAAATTGATTGCTGCCAAAAAGGCCGGCAATCAAAATCAAATAAAAGGAGTCGAAGAAGCTATCTCGAAAACCAAAAAAAACTGTACGACAAAAACAGTAAACAAAGACCTTAACAAAAAAGTTCAGGAAAAACAGCAAAAAGTCAAGGAAAGAACCGATGATCTAAACAAAGCCATAAAAGATCAGGAAAGTAAAGAAAAAATTGACAAGAAAAGAAAGAAACTAGCCGAAGCTAAAGCCGACCTGAATAAAGCCCTCGCAGAACAAAAAACGAAGTAA